The sequence CTCGCCCTGGATCGGCTCCAGCAGCACGGCCACGGTGTTCTCGGTGACGGCGTGGGCCAGCGCGGTGAGGTCCCCGTACGGGACGATCTCGAAGCCCGGTGTGTACGGGCCGAAGTGGTCACGGGCCTCGTGGTCCGTGGAGAAGGAGACGATGGTCGTGGTCCGCCCGTGGAAGTTGTCCGCGGCGACCACGATCTTGGCGTGCCCGTCCGGGACGCCCTTGACCTCGTAGCCCCACTTGCGGGCGGTCTTCACCGCCGTCTCCACGGCCTCCGCCCCCGTGTTCATGGGGAGCACCATCTCCTTGCCGCACAGTGCGGCCAGCTCGGTACAGAAGTCGGCGAAGCGGTCGTGGTGGAAGGCGCGCGAGGTGAGCGTGACCCGTTCCAGCTGGGCGCGGGCGGCGTCGATCAGACGGCGGTTGCCGTGCCCGAAGTTGAGGGCCGAGTACCCGGCGAGCATGTCGAGGTATCTGCGACCCTCGACGTCGGTCATCCAGGCGCCTTCGGCGGACGCGACGACCAGGGGCAGCGGATGGTAGTTGTGCGCACTGTGGGCGTCCGCGGCGCGGATGGCATCAGCAGTTGTCGACACGGGGTCTCCGATCGTCCGTCCGGCGCGGTGAGCGCCGGTGCAGCGGTGACGAGGGTGGCGTCACCTTCTTATCGTCGCTCGTATCCCGGACGCAGAAACCTCTCTCCCGGCGCGCCCGCTAAGGTGTCCGGTACGCACGGCGACTGGCGTACGGGGAACCAACTCCGGGGGAGTCGTGCGCGCTCGACCGCATACAGGGCCGCTCGCCTGGGCCTCGCGGGGTACCGATCACATCGACCCCGGAGGAGCCCGCCATGTCCGCGAGCCGCCATCCCGCCCTTCTCTCCACCGACCCCGAGCTGGCGTCCTTCGTCGCGGCGGAGGAAGTGCTGCAGGCGCAGACCCTGCGTCTGATCCCCAGTGAGAACTACGTGTCCGCGGCCGTCCTCGAAGCCTCCGGCACCGTGCTGCAGAACAAGTACAGCGAGGGCTACCCCGGCCGCCGCTACTACGAGGGCCAGCAGAACATCGACCGCGTCGAGGCGCTGGCGATCGAGCGGGCCAAGGGCCTGTTCGGGGTGGACCACGCCAACGTGCAGCCGTACTCCGGTTCGCCCGCCAACCTCGCCGTGTACCTGGCCTTCGCGAAGCCGGGCGACACCGTGATGGGCATGGCCCTGCCGATGGGCGGGCACCTCACCCACGGCTGGGGCGTCTCGGCGACCGGTTCCTGGTTCCGGGGCGTGCAGTACGGCGTCCGGGCCGACACCGGGCTCATCGACTACGACGCCGTGCGTGACCTCGCCCTCGCCGAGCGGCCCAAGGTGATCTTCTGCGGCGGTACCGCCCTGCCGCGGACCATCGACTTCGCCGCCTTCGCGGAGATCGCGCGGGAGGCCGGCTCGATCCTGGTCGCCGACGTGGCCCACATCGCGGGCCTGATCGCGGGCGGCGCGCACCCGTCCCCGGTGGACCACGTCGACGTCGTCTCCACCACGACGCACAAGACCCTGCGCGGTCCGCGGGGCGCGATGCTGATGTGCCGCGAGGAGCACGCGAAGGCCATCGACAAGGCGGTCTTCCCGGGCCTGCAGGGCGGCCCGCACAACCAGACGACGGCCGGTATCGCGGTGGCGCTGCACGAGGCGGCCCAGCCGTCCTTCACGGCGTACGCGCACCAGGTCGTCGCCAATGCCAAGGCGCTGGCGGCGGCGTTGCTGCAGAACGGCTTCGACCTGGTCTCGGGCGGTACGGACAACCACCTGATCCTGATCGACCTGACCGGCAAGGACGTGCCGGGCAAGATCGCGGCGAAGGCGCTGGACCGGGCGGGCATCGTCGTGAACTACAACACGGTGCCGTTCGACCCGCGCAAGCCGTTCGATCCCTCGGGGGTGCGGATCGGTACGCCGTCGCTGACGTCGCGGGGGCTGTCCACCGAGCACATGCCGCTGGTCGCCGACTGGATCGCCCGGTCCGTGGACGCCGCCGCGAAGGGGGACGAGCAGGCCCTCGCCGCGATCCGCGCGGAGGTCACGGACCTGATGGCCGCCTTCCCGGCCCCGGGGCTCCCGCTGTCCTGACCTGCGGCACCGCTGCCGGGGCTCCGCCCCGGACCCCGCGCCTCGAACTCCCCCAGCCACCGCTGGGAGGTACCCCCTGGCGGGGCCGGCTTTCCGGCCCCGCCGGCGTTCGCGGGACCCGGGGCGGAAAGCGGTCGCTCGGTCGGGGTCGGATCCGGCCGCACCGCTACCGCCCGGTACCCCGGCGGCGTAGGGACGGGGTCGCCGCGACCCGGAACGATCCGGCCGGATGCGGGCCCGAGCCCGCCCCCGCACCTGAGAGAATGAAGCCATGGCTTCTGATCGTCCTCGCGCGCTCTCCGGCATCCAGCCCACCTCCGGCTCGTTCCACCTCGGGAACTACCTCGGAGCCATCCGCCAGTACGTCGCCCTGCAGGAGACGCACGACGCCTTCTACATGGTGGTCGACCTGCACGCGATCACCATGCCGCAGGACCCGAAGGACCTGCGCGCGAACACCCGGCTCTCCGCGGCGCAGCTGCTGGCCGCCGGGCTGGACCCCGAGCGCTGCACCCTCTTCGTCCAGAGCCACGTGCCCGAGCACGCGCAGCTCGGCTGGGTCATGAACTGCATCACCGGCTTCGGCGAGGCCAGCCGGATGACCCAGTTCAAGGACAAGTCCGCCAAGGGCGGTGTCAACAGCGCCAGCGTCGGCCTCTTCACGTACCCGATCCTGCAGGTCGCCGACATCCTGCTGTACCAGGCGAACGCCGTCCCGGTCGGCGAGGACCAGCGCCAGCACATCGAGCTGACCCGCGACCTGGCGGAGCGCTTCAACCAGCGCTACGGCCCCACCTTCACCCTCCCCGCCGCGCACATCGTCAAGGAGGTCGCGAAGATCTACGACCTCCAGGACCCGGCGATCAAGATGTCGAAGTCCGCCTCGTCCCCCAAGGGCCTGATCAACCTCCTCGACGAGCCCAAGGTCACCGAGAAGAAGATCAAGAGTGCGGTCACCGACACCGAGGCCGAGATCCGCTTCGACTCCGAGAAGAAGCCCGGCGTCAGCAACCTGCTCACGATCTACTCCACCCTCTCGGGCGAGACGATCTCCGAGCTGGAGGCCAGGTACGAGGGCAAGGGCTACGGCGCGCTGAAGACCGACCTGGCCGGCGTGATGGTCGATTTCGTCACACCGTTCAAGAAGCGGACCCAGGAATACCTGGACGACCCGGAGACGCTGGACTCGATCCTGGCCAAGGGCGCGGAGAAGGCCCGCGCCGTCGCCGCCGAGACGCTCGCGCAGGCCTACGACCGTCTGGGTCTGCTGCCCGCCAAGCACTGACGAACGCAACTACGGACAGAGAGCCCTGGCACGAACGGGGGTGCTGCCGCCACACTGGGGCGGCAGCAGTCCACAGCGACAAGCGGAGGAGAGATACGTGGGGACCGTAACGCTCGGCGTTTCGATCGCGGTCCCGGAGCCGTACGGCAGCAAGCTCCAGGAGCTGCGCGCGGGCTTCGGGGACGCCGCCGCGCACGGCATCCCCACGCATGTCACCCTCGTCCCGCCCACCGAGGTGGAGGCGGACCGGCTCCCCGCGATCAGGGCCCACCTGGTCGAGGTCGCCGCCGCCTCCCGAGCCTTCCGGATGCGGCTGGCCGGCACGGGAACCTTCCGACCCCTCTCGCCGGTCGTCTTCGTCAAGATCGCCGAAGGGGCCTCGGCCTGCACCCGCCTCCAGAGCGAGGTCCGCGACCCCCAGGGGCCGCTCGACCGCGAGCTGGCCTTCCCGTACCACCCGCACGTCACGGTCGCCCACGGGATCTCCGAGGAGGCGATGGACCTGGCGTTCACGACCCTCGCCGACTACGCCGCCGAGTGGGTGTGCTCGGGCTTCGCCCTCTACGAGCAGGGCTCGGACGGGGTCTGGCGCAAGCTGCGCGAGTACCCGTTCGGGAGCGGACCGAACGGCGTCCCGGCGCAGGCGGGCTCACCCGCCGACCACGCCGCCGGAACGGCCGGCGGCGCCGGGGCGACCGTACCGCCGTCCTGACGGAGCGGGCGCGGGGCCAGGGGCCGCAAGGTCAGGGGGAGCCGGGCGATGCGCCGGGCACGGAATCTCAGCCTTCGCAGGACCAGAGTGTGGAACGGGCGACCCGTAGGGCGCGTTTCGGGAAAAGTCACAATCGACGACCGTAGCCGCCGGAACCGACAATCCCGGCTATTTCCGTCGGCTGAATTACGGTGACCCCATGGACTGGCTGACGAAACTCCCGGTGATCGGGCCGCTCGCGTCCCGTCTGATGCGGACGCACGCGTGGCATTCGTACGAACGCCTCGACCGCGTCCATTGGACCCGCCTCGCCGCCGCCATCACCTTCATCAGCTTCCTCGCCCTCTTCCCGCTGATCACCGTGGCCGCCGCTGTCGGCGCGGCGCTGCTCAGCCCGGAACAGCTGGACCGGCTGGAGAAGAACCTCTCCGAACAGGTCCCGGGCATCTCGGACCAGCTCAACATCGAGGGGCTCGTCGACAACGCCGGCACGGTCGGTCTCGTCGCGGGCGCCCTGCTGCTGGTGACCGGTGTCAGCTGGGTCGGCTCCATGCGGGACTGCCTGCGGGCGGTCTGGGAGAAGGACGACGAGGACGACGGGAACCCGTTCGCCCGCAAGGGCAAGGACGCGCTCGTCCTCCTCGGCCTCGGCGGTGTGGTCCTGGCCTCGGCGGCCGCCTCCATCCTCGGATCCAGCGCGGTCGGGAAGACCGCCGAATGGCTGGACATCCCCCGCGAGGGCGCGGGCGGGGCGCTGCTGCGCTCCCTCGCCTTCCTCGTCGGCGTCGTGGCCGCCTTCCTGCTGCTGCTCTACGTCCTGACCCTGCTCCCGGGCGTCGATCCGCCGCGCGGCCGGCTGATCCAGGCGGCCTTGATCGGCGCGGCCGGCTTCGAACTGCTGAAGCTGCTGCTCAGCGGCTACATGCGGGAGGTCGCGGCGAAGAGCATGTACGGGGCCTTCGGCGTGCCGATCGCCCTGCTGCTGTGGATCAACTTCACGGCGAAGCTGCTGCTGTTCGTCTCCTCCTGGACGGCCACCCGCGACGGCGCTGACGGCGACGGCACGGACGGCGAAGGCAGGGACGGCGACGGCGCGGACGGCGCGGGCGGCGACGGCGCGGAAGACCCTCCCCCGGGGCCTCCGGCCGCCGCGCGCCCGGCCTGAACGCACCGGTGGCGCATCGGTGTGGGGCCCGATGCACCACCGGAGGACCGCCGGCGTGACGCTCTACCAGGTGCCGTTGCCGCAGCCGTACACCCACCGGTGCGAGGCGGCGTTGTCGTGGACCGCCCTCCCCTGACCGCTCGCGTCCCCGTTGCGGGTCCAATTGAAGGTGTTCGCGTTGTTGCGCAGGTTCCATTCGGTGCCGTAGCCGATGCAGGCGTAGGCGCCGGTGTTGTTCTCGTTGTAGTAGATGTTGACGTGGTCGCGGCCGCCGGCGCTGCCGCTGTTGCGCACCCAGTCGACCTTGTTCTTGACCTGGTACGGCCAGTCGTTGGAGTTGCCGGCGTTCTGGTAGAGGTAGTTGTAATCGTCCGAGTAGGCACAGAAGTTCGTGTAGCCGCAGCCACCGTCGGCCTGCGCCGCGGTCGGAACGGCCACCACCGCCGTGCCGGCGATCGCGAGCCCCGCGAGGAGCGTCCTGAGCTTGTTCATGTGGGGTCCCTCCCAATGAGTGCCGTGCATGGTTCACCGCCGGTCGGCGGTACGCGATGTCAGCTCCCGGCGTGCCGGGCGACCACATCGCGAGCTGTGGGCAGGGCCGCCACCTGCATCCGCCGCATGGCGTCGAAGGCGGCCCCGTGTTCGGCGCGGATCTTGTCCGAATGGCGCCGGTGCAGGTCCTGTGCGATGTCGGCGAGACCGGTCGAGCGGGCGCACTCGGCCTGGGCGGTGGCCATCGGCACGTCCTCGGCCTCGGCGGCCGGGCCCTGGCGTGCCAGTTGTCCGTCGCGCTGCCGGACCGGGTGTTCGGCCGGGAAGCCGCGCCGGCCCACGCATGCGCTCCAGCCGGCCAGCGCCGTCCGGAACGCGGGGTCCTGGCCGACCCGGCCGGTACGCACCGCGCCGAGCTGCTTCACGGTCTCGCTCGCGCCGAACCACAGGCGTACGTCGCCGTAGAGCTGCCGCCAGGACGCGGTGATGCAGCCCTGGTCGCTGTGGCTCAGCGTGCCGCCCCCCGGGTTCTCGACGGCCAGCCCCTTCGCGTCGGGCCCCATGAGCGCCACCCCCAGAGCCTCCAGCCGCTCCGGGGAGAGCCCGCTCTGGTACCGGGCGCGCGGGCCCGCCGCGGCCTCCTCGTCCAGCTGTTGCTCGATCCGGCGGCCGAAGCCATGGCCGCGGGCCCAGTCCACGTCGTCGACGCCGTACGGGAAGTCCCGGAGGTCCGGGTGCGGCACGCGCGGGACCGGCCAGTACGAGAACCCCTGCGCCCGCATGCAGTCCTGGACGAGCAGTTCCCCCGCGGTGTGGAGCAGGTCCAGCTCGGCGGTCTCCAGGGCGCGCGCCGGGGCCGGCCGGCCGGCGCCGTCCGCCGGGAGCGCGGTCCAGGCCGCCACGGCGAGCAGCGCGCCACAGGCCACCGTGACGGCGGCCGACCATCTCCTGCGCATGGCAGGACCCCCTTCCCGCCGGCCTCATGCCGACGGGAGTGAGCAAACCCTGCCGAAGTCCTCTGGTGAACCTGTGAGTTGATAGGTGGTGCCGGTCCCGGAACCGGGCTAGGCCGGGCCGGGTCCGGTTCCGGCAGGGCTCAGATCAGCTCTTCGCCCCGGCCGCGGCGGCCGCGGGGCCAGCGGCGGTTGATCACGAAGGCGCCGCCCGCCAGTACGGCCAGCGCACCGCCCGCGACACCCAGCGCGGTGCCGGCACCGCCGCCCGCGTCCTTGCCGGCCGCCGACGGGTCGTTCTCGTGCGACTGGGCGGGGGAGCCGTGCGAGGAGGTGTCCGCGCTCTTCGGCGGCACCAGCTCGCCCACCGGCTTGACCTTGCCCGCCGCCGCGAAGCCCCAGTCGAAGAGCGCGGCGGTCTCCTGGTAGACCGAGTTCGCGCCGCCCGCTCCCGGGTTCATGACCGTGACCAGCAGCTTCCGGTCGCCCTGCTGCGCGGCCCCGGTGAAGGTCGAGCCCGCCATGGTGGTGTTGCCGTTCTTCACCCCGGCGATGCCCTTGTAGGGGGTGATGCCGCCGGCGCCCGTCATCAGCCGGTTGGTGTTCTGGATCTCGAAGTGGTCCCGCGGCTTCCCGGGCTCCTGGAGCCCGGGGAACTTCGCGCTCACCGTGCCGCAGTACTCCCTGAAGTCCTGCTTCTGCAGTCCGGAGCGGGCCACGAGCGTCAGGTCGTACGCGCTCGACACCTGCTCGGGGGCGTCGTACCCGTCGGGGGACACCACGTGGGTGTCCAGGGCCTGCAGCTCCTCGGCGTGGGCCTGCATGTCCTTGACGGTCTTCTCGACGCCGCCGTTCATGGCCGAAAGTACATGCACGGCGTCGTTCCCCGACCGCAGGAACACCCCGAGCCACAGGTCGTGGACGGAGTACTCGTGGTCCTCCTTGACCCCGACCAGGCTGCTGCCCGGGCCCACGCCCTCCATGTCCTTGTCGGTGACCTTGTGGACCTGGTCCTTGGGCAGGGTCGGCAGCACCGTGTCCGCGAAGAGCATCTTCATGGTCGAGGCCGGGGGCAGCCGCCAGTGCGCGTTGTGCGCGGCCAGCACCTCGCCGGACTCCGCGTCCGCCACGATCCAGGACCGCCCGGTGAGGTTCGCCGGCAGCGCGGGAGCGCCCGGCAGCAGGTTCACCTGGGTCCCCGGTTGGCCGAGCAGCGATCCGCCGACCGTGGACATCGAGACGGGTGGGGCGGGGGCCGGAGCCTTGTCCGGTTGGCCCTTCGCGTCGGCCGGCGGGGTCGGCGCGGCGTGCGCGGGGGCCACCAACATCGTGGGGACCAGCAACGCGGCGGAAAGGACCGTCAGCGCGGTCGTCTTGGCAGACACGCAGGTGAAAGTACATCCCGATGAGCTGGAGGACGCTGCGGACCGGCCAATTCGAGGCAACCACCCCCGGGACAGCCCACCCCGGCGCGTCCGTCCTGGGGACGAATCGGATACTGAAGGCATGAGACTCAGCCGTACCGCCTCCTGGTTCCTGCTCGCCTTCGGGGTGTGGAGCTGGTTCATCTGGGTGTCTTTCGTCCGGAACCTGTGGAAGAACGGCAGTGGCCTGGCCTTCGATGCGGCGGGCGACCCCACTTCCTACTTCTGGGTGCACCTGACGCTCGCGGTGACCTCCTTCCTTCTGGGGACGGCGGTCGGTGTGCTCGGGTTGCGCAGCGTCCTCGCCCTGCGGCGTGAATCACGTACGGACCGGGCCGACGGGGCAGCCCGGGTGGACGGGGCGGACGGGGCCGACCGCGCGGGCCGTGCCGACCGTGCGGGCCGTCCGGATTCGGACACCTCGGCATGACGATCCTGATCTTCGTCCTCGTCGCACTGGCGGTCTGCGCCCTGCTGGTCCTGGTCCACCGCTGGCTCTGGATCCGCCTCGTCCGCGACACCACCACCCCCGGCGGCCGGACCCGGCGCATCGGCACGGCCTTGGCCATCGTCCCGCCCCTCCTCTCCGTGGCCGCGCTCACCACGGGCCGCGCGGGCGCCCCCTTCTGGCTCCAGCAGACGGTGGCCTGGCCCGGGTACCTCTGGCTCGCGGTACTCCTGTACCTGACCCTGACGATGCTGGTCGCGGAGCCGATCCGCGCGCTGTCACTGCGCCGTCTGGCCCACCGTGACGCCACCGGACCGGCGGCCGAGCGGCCCGAGCCCGTGGAGGTGCCCGCCGCGGCGGCGCCCGCGACCGCCCCGGCCGCCCCGGTCGCCACCGAGCGCCCCGCCGTGGCCGACGGGCTGAGCCGGCGCCGGTTCGTCGCCCGTACGGTCGGCGGGGCGGCCGCCGCCGTGGCCCTCGGCACCGTCGGGGCCGGGACCTACGGGGTCCTGCGCGGGCCCAGCGTGAAGCGGGTGCAGGTCCCCCTCGCCAAACTGCCGCGTGCGGCGCACGGTTTCCGGATCGCCGTCGTCAGCGACGTCCACCTCGGCCCGGTGCTCGGCCGCGCCCACACGCAGCGCATCGTCGACACGGTCAACCGCACCCAGCCCGACCTCATCGCCATCGTCGGCGACCTCGTCGACGGCAGCGTCCCCGACCTCGGGCACGCGGCGGAGCCGCTGCGCCTGCTCCACGCCCGCCACGGCTCGTTCTTCGTCACCGGGAACCACGAGTACTTCTCCGGCGCCCAGCAGTGGATCGACCATGTCCGCGAGCTGGGGCTGAACCCGCTGGAGAACGCCCGCAAGGAGCTGCCCCACTTCGACCTCGCCGGGGTCAACGACATCCAGGGCGAGCGGGAGGGCAAGGGCCCCGACTTCGGCGCGGCCCTCGGCGACCGGGACCGGACGAGGGCCGCCGTGCTCCTCGCGCACCAGCCCGTCGTCATCCACGACGCCGTCCGTCACGGCGTCGACCTCCAGCTCTCCGGCCACACCCACGGCGGCCAGCTCTGGCCCGGCAACTACCTCGCGGAGCTCGCCAACCCCACCGTCGCCGGTCTGGAGCGCTACGGCGACACCCAGCTCTACGTGTCCCGCGGGGCCGGAGCCTGGGGGCCGCCGGTTCGAGTGGGGGCGCCGTCCGACATCACCGTCGTCGAACTCGCCTCATTTCAGGCCTGATCCGCCCCAAACCTCGTCAGGGCCTTCGTCAACTCGCCTTCCGGTGGCTGATATTCCGTGATGGGATGACCGTTAATCGGACAGCGCGTCGCTGTCATCGGGTCATGGGGTGGGGTTCAGGGGATGCGGTCTGTCCGCTCGAAGGTGATCGCGGCCGGGCTGGTCCTCGGCGTGGTCGGTGTGGGTGCCTGGCAGTTGCTGCCCGAGGACGGCGGCGGGCGCGGTGCCGTCCGGGTCGGGACGAGTGACGTGGTCTCCTCCCTCGACCCCGCCGGGGCGTACGACGCCGGTTCCTGGGCCCTGTTCAGCAACATCTACCAGTCGCTGCTGACCATCAAGCCCGGTTCGGACGCCCCCGTGCCGGACGCCGCCGCCTCCTGCGGTTTCGTGGGCCAGAAGCTCACCGTCTACCGGTGCGAGCTGCGCCCCGACGTGAAGTTCACGGGCGGCCGCGCCATCACCGCCGAGGACGTCAAGTACTCCTTCGACCGCATCAAGGCGATCAACTCCGACCAGGGTCCGGCTCCCCTCTTCAACACCCTGGAGTCGGTCGAGGCCGAGGGGCGCACGGTCACCTTCACCCTCTCCGCCGGTGACGCCACCTTCCCCTTCAAGATCGCGACGGGCGCCGCCGCGATCGTCGACAAGGACAAGTACCCGGCGAAGTCCCTGCGCGAGGACGGCAAGGTCGACGGCTCCGGGCCGTACGCGCTGGGCGAGTACAAGGCCGGTACGAGCGCCGAGCTCAAGCCCAACAGCTCGTACAAGGGCCAGGGCAAGGCCGCCCACACGCCCGTCACCGTCAAGTACTTCAAGGACTCCGGGCAGCTCGACCAGGCCTGGAAGGCCCACCAGATCGACGTCGCCCACCGGGACATGCCGCCCACCGTGCTGGCCGGCCTCAACCCGGGCCTGAAGGACACCCGCTACCAGGCCTCCGGCGGCAGCGAGACCCGCTCCATCGTCTTCAACGTCCGCCCCGGCTCCACCGCGGCCCCGCTCGCCGTCCGCCAGGCCGTCGCCGCCGTGCTCGACCGTTCCAAGGTGGCCGTGGAGGTCCACAAGGGGACCGTCACCCCGCTGTACTCCCTGGTCCCGGCGGGCATCGCCGGCCACAGCACGCCGTTCTTCGACGCCTACCCGGCGCCGAACGTGGCCACCGCCAAGAAGCTCTTCAAGGACGCCGGGATCGCCTCGGCCGTCCACCTCAACCTCGGCGTGAACGTCCGCGGCGCGAACATGCCCGAGGCCGAGGAGCTCAAGAAGCAGCTGGAGGCCACCGGCCTCTTCCAGGTGACGATCAAGCCGGTCGAGCAGTGGAGCGACTTCCAGAAGGGGTACGCGGCGGGAGAGTTCGACGCCTACACCATCGGCTGGATCGCGGACTTCCCGGACGCGGACAACTTCCTCGCCCCGCTCGTCGGCGCCGACTCGTCCATGAACAACGGCTTCTCCGACAAGCACGTGGACGAGCTGATCACCCGCACCCAGTCCCACTCGGAGCGGAGCGAGGCCGCCGCCGAGTTCCGCGACCTCCAGAAGCTGGTCGCCCAGCAGGCCCCGATGGTGCCGATCTGGCAGAAGAAGGACTACGTGATGTCCCGCGAGGACGTCACCGGAGCCCAGTACCTGTCCGACGGCACCGGCGTCTGGCGGCTGTGGGAACTCGACTGGCTGTAGCCGGCGCGCCCCCGACGGCTACTTGCGGTGCGTCTTCGGTTCCTCGTCCGGGTACGGGTCCGAGGCCCTGCGCCGGGCCCCCGTCGTGGCCGTCTGGGCCATGCCCGGCAGGAAGTCCGCGAACAGCTCGTGCACTTCCCGCACCAGCGGCCGCAGCACCCGGAACCGGGCCAGGACGATGCCCCGCGTCGTCAGCTGCGCGCCGCGCTCGGCGAGCCGCCGCGTCTTGTCGCTGTTCGGGGAGCGGTCGAAGACCCAGTACAGGACCAGGCCCATCTGCGCGAGCCACATCAGCTCCGGCAGTACGTCGGCCAGCTCGGCCGGCACCTTCGTCTTCGCGCCCGCCAGCACCTCGCGGTGGAGGTCGATCGCAGCCTTGCGCGCCGTTTCCGATTCCGGCGAGAACGGGCTGAGCGGACTCTCCGGGTCAGCGGCGTTCTTGAAGAACTGCGAGGCGAACTCGTGGTACGGCGCGGCGATGTCGAGCCAGGCCGTCAACACGCCCGCGTACCGCTTCTGCAGGTCGGTCTCGTTGTCCAGGATGGGCCGGACCGCCGCCTGGTGGGCGGCGCCGATCCGGTCGTAGAACCCCTGGACCAGGTGTTCCTTCGACTCGAAGTAGTAGTAGGCGTTGCCGACCGAGACGCCGGCCTCCTTCGCGATACCCCGCATCGTCGTCTTGTCGAAGCCGCGCTCCTGGAAGAGGCGGAGCGCGGTTTCGAGGATGAGCGTGCGGGTCTGCTCGCTCTTGGGAGCCTTCTGATCAGTCACGGTGTATGAGCCTATCGGGGGACGGCGCATTGGTCGTCACAGGCCGGTCCCTCGGCGCCCTCGGGGTGACCCTCGGTACGTACGGCCTGCCGCCAGGCGGAGGCCGTGTGCATGGCCGCCCGGGCGAAGGGCCGGCCGGCCGGGGTGGCCAGCCAGTTCGCCTTCGGCCGGTGCTCGGCCAGCGCCCACAGGCACACGATGAAGGCGTCGGTCCCGGTCCACACCTGCCCCGAGTCCCCGATGACGGTGATCTCCCGGAGCGTGGAGGGGTGGTCGAGCCGGGGGTACCGCCGGTGCGCCTCCCAGGATCCGGCGGGCACCAGCGAGAGCGGGACCAGCCACCGCTGCGCGAGCAGCCAGTGCCGGATGTGTACGCAGAGCGGGCAGCCGGCGTCGTAGAGGACGGTCAGGCGCCGGACGGC comes from Streptomyces virginiae and encodes:
- a CDS encoding TetR/AcrR family transcriptional regulator, yielding MRRPPIGSYTVTDQKAPKSEQTRTLILETALRLFQERGFDKTTMRGIAKEAGVSVGNAYYYFESKEHLVQGFYDRIGAAHQAAVRPILDNETDLQKRYAGVLTAWLDIAAPYHEFASQFFKNAADPESPLSPFSPESETARKAAIDLHREVLAGAKTKVPAELADVLPELMWLAQMGLVLYWVFDRSPNSDKTRRLAERGAQLTTRGIVLARFRVLRPLVREVHELFADFLPGMAQTATTGARRRASDPYPDEEPKTHRK
- a CDS encoding thiol-disulfide oxidoreductase DCC family protein, translated to MPTATAAVRRLTVLYDAGCPLCVHIRHWLLAQRWLVPLSLVPAGSWEAHRRYPRLDHPSTLREITVIGDSGQVWTGTDAFIVCLWALAEHRPKANWLATPAGRPFARAAMHTASAWRQAVRTEGHPEGAEGPACDDQCAVPR